One stretch of Pedobacter riviphilus DNA includes these proteins:
- a CDS encoding arylsulfatase: MDFKQRYSRLPILKICLLAAGLLTVQVTLAQEKQKPNIVLVLVDDLGFSDIGPFGATEIETPNLDKLAAGGLKLKEFYNNSICAPTRASLLTGQYQHKAGVGFFNNNLGLAAYQGFLNCESLTLAEVLKSGGYTTLMAGKWHVGDDRNQWPNQRGFDHFFGFIGGASNYYEIGEKGNETVPLIKDNEPYFLEPGKYLTEEITNNALGFLDDQQKAKKPFFLYLAYNAPHWPLQALPADIAKYKGKYKLGWDSLRVQRYRNAIKKGLISADQKIAAHDDQVKPWNKLTYDEQEYWQTRQEVYAAMIDHVDQGVGRLLAKLKELKQDENTLIIFISDNGAQGGNGTRPYTQRTTGPVGTAGSYETQNSNWSQTGNSPLRNYKGAPYEGGISAPFIAWFPNKIKAGTIAKGTGHLIDLAPTFYELAGINYPKQLNGISSNALPGKSLLPLLSGLTDTVQRSVPLFWERGGNKAVRWGKWKLISPAGLTEKFELFDIEKDRAENADVAAQHPEIVAQLKAAYVKWAAENGVVDYETLKTAPTRPAQGNNRGNQNF, from the coding sequence ATGGATTTTAAACAAAGATATTCCCGTTTGCCCATCCTGAAAATATGCCTGTTGGCTGCTGGTTTACTGACTGTACAGGTTACTTTGGCGCAGGAAAAGCAAAAACCAAATATCGTGCTGGTACTGGTTGATGATCTTGGCTTTTCAGATATTGGCCCTTTTGGTGCAACAGAGATAGAAACACCTAATTTAGATAAACTGGCAGCTGGTGGCCTAAAGCTGAAAGAATTTTACAACAATTCGATCTGTGCACCTACCAGGGCATCGTTGCTTACAGGGCAATATCAGCACAAGGCGGGTGTTGGCTTTTTTAATAATAACCTTGGGCTGGCTGCTTACCAGGGTTTTTTAAACTGCGAATCGCTTACCTTGGCCGAGGTGCTTAAATCTGGTGGTTACACCACGCTCATGGCTGGTAAATGGCATGTGGGCGACGATCGGAATCAATGGCCAAACCAACGAGGTTTCGATCATTTTTTTGGTTTTATTGGTGGCGCCAGCAACTATTACGAAATCGGGGAAAAAGGCAACGAAACAGTACCCTTGATTAAAGATAACGAACCGTATTTTCTGGAGCCAGGGAAATATTTAACTGAAGAGATTACCAATAATGCATTGGGATTTTTGGATGATCAACAAAAAGCTAAAAAACCTTTCTTTTTATACCTGGCCTACAATGCTCCACATTGGCCACTTCAGGCACTCCCGGCCGATATTGCTAAATACAAAGGTAAATATAAACTAGGCTGGGATTCTTTGCGCGTACAACGTTACCGCAATGCCATTAAAAAAGGACTTATTAGTGCCGATCAGAAAATTGCCGCTCACGATGACCAGGTAAAACCCTGGAACAAGTTAACGTATGATGAGCAGGAGTACTGGCAAACCCGTCAGGAAGTTTATGCAGCCATGATTGATCATGTAGATCAAGGTGTTGGCCGTTTGCTTGCTAAATTAAAAGAGTTGAAACAAGATGAAAATACCCTCATCATTTTTATTTCAGATAATGGTGCTCAGGGTGGCAATGGTACAAGACCCTATACCCAACGCACCACCGGGCCAGTTGGCACTGCTGGATCTTACGAAACACAGAACAGTAATTGGTCGCAAACCGGCAATTCGCCACTGCGCAATTATAAAGGGGCACCATACGAAGGTGGCATCAGTGCACCTTTTATTGCCTGGTTTCCGAATAAAATTAAAGCCGGAACAATTGCCAAAGGCACTGGTCATTTAATCGATCTTGCACCAACTTTTTACGAGCTGGCTGGCATTAACTATCCAAAACAGTTAAACGGAATAAGCAGCAACGCCCTCCCTGGTAAAAGTTTATTGCCGCTACTTAGCGGATTAACAGATACCGTACAGCGTTCGGTGCCTTTATTTTGGGAGCGTGGTGGTAACAAAGCTGTACGTTGGGGTAAATGGAAACTCATTTCTCCTGCAGGTTTAACCGAAAAATTTGAGCTTTTCGATATAGAAAAAGATAGGGCCGAAAATGCCGATGTAGCTGCTCAACATCCCGAAATAGTGGCACAGTTAAAAGCCGCATATGTAAAGTGGGCAGCAGAAAATGGGGTAGTAGATTACGAAACGCTTAAAACAGCACCTACCCGGCCTGCACAGGGAAACAACAGAGGTAATCAGAATTTTTAG